The Solanum pennellii chromosome 4, SPENNV200 genomic interval CCAATTGATTTTTGCAGATCAAAGGCTTGCTGTAGTATACCCCATTATacaaaaattcaagaatatcaTCTCTGCTGATCCTCTAGGTATTACAAAAACTTGGGTTGGTCcaaatatatgtaattataCTGGTTTCTATTGTGAAAGTCCTCCAGATAACAGTTCAGCAATTGCTCTTGCTTCTGTTGATTTCAATGGATTTCAACTTAGTGCGTTGACGCTTGATGGCTTCCTTGATCAGCTCCCTGATATAGCAATTTTCCATGCTAATTCAAACAATTTTGGTGGGACTTTATCTCCAAAAATAGCGAATCTTTTTTATCtctatgaacttgatattagTAACAATCAATTTTCCGGGCCATTTCCTAGTCCAATTTTGGGCATGAATAGCCTAAATATATTGGATATAAGATTCAATTCTTTCACAGGATCAATCCCACCTCAATTGTTCACTAAAGATCAATTAGACGCGCtcttcatcaacaacaacaatttcatGCAAATGCTTCCTGATAACATCGCGATCAGTCATGTCACGTATCTCACTTTAGCAAACAACAAATTTTTCGGTCCTATCCCACATAGTATTTCCAAAATCTTGTCGAGTTTGTCTGAGATTTTGCTGCTTAACAACTTGTTGACTGGATGTCTGCCTTACGAGATAGGATTCTTGAACGAAGCAGTAGTTTTCGATGCTGGTAATAATAGACTCACCGGTCCACTTCCGTTCTCATTAGGGTGTTTGGAAAACATAGAAATGTTGAATTTTGCTGGTAATCAGATGTATGGGATGGTGCCTGATGTGATTTGTGCCCTGGAGAATTTAGCAAATTTATCGTTGTCCGATAACTATTTTACAGGATTTGGGCCAATTTGTTTGAGATTGATTGAAAATGGAGTGCTTGATTTGAGGAATAATTGTATTCCTGGTTTTCCATTTCAAAGATCAATAGCTGAATGTGTTGCATTTTTTGCTTACCCAAGGTACTGTCCTCATATGGCTTCGTATACTTATATTCCTTGTTGgctttcaaatttcaaaacacCTTCTCTGGATCTCCCTGAATTGGCTCCTTAGTAACGGCAGGACAACACGGTGCACAAAGCATTCTGTGTTAGCATGGTTCAcgagattttttttgttttaattaaattaagtttgTATTTTCCATTGAACAGAGTGTATTATCTCATAATAACTTGGAATCTCTGTTTATGGAGTAGGATCAGTTGCAAATTTTACGGCACTTTTAATAAAACTCGACTCGATTAAATTACAGATACCATAAAAGATTATTGAATTAATTCCGTAATAACCTGTTCACACCAAAATCAATTCCGAGAGTTCTACTTACTGAATTCAATTCCATAAAGTTCCAGTTACAAGAAAACACCAAGCAAGCCTAGACATTTACACCCCACCCATTCCTGGAAGGTTATAGACTGCACCTAACCCAGATTTCGACTGAGATTGACCGAGTAGAAAATTTAGAAGTCGACACTTGGAAAGTTTTTTGACCGAAATTCTTTCACTATTGACTTACTCACGACGACGGGAAGGAACATTACAAATTCTGAAGTACTTCCATCATATGTGTGTCAGGGTATAGCAAGCAAAATTATCATGAAACTAGAGTTAAAGCAAAGCTTAACACAAACGCATATTCGAAGACACAAAGGTTCAGTTCATGATATACTGGCAGGTCGCACATGAtgatattttttgaagttattggTTAGTGGGATAAACAATAATACCTCAAAATTTGAGTAAAGGTAAGGTTTGCGTATTTGTACAGTCTGCctttgaaatttcaattcatgggacatgttgttgttgtagaaTAAAATCTGGGATAGATAGAGATAAGATTGCGTATATTCTATCCTTTTCAAATCACACCGTGGGATTACAAAGGATATACTGTGGTTGTAGGATAAAACATGGAATTATTGGGTAAAACTTACCCGCACAGGGTGTTTATACCAATTCAATATATGCATGCCATGTGTTTAAATTTGTAGTTCATTTTAgggaaaagacataaatttCCCCTTCAACTTGTATAGAAAAGTCAGTTACACACTTCAACTATTATGATGAACTATTACACAACCTtactatttaaaattgaatttaatacCACCTTGAAACGCATAACACCAATCTCAGAGTAGGTGGTGTATTACAGAGTCCAgagcctaaagggtacaaaatattaacaaaaattccaaaacggtatataaaattttatattaaccaaaacagcaaaatcgctgcatcaacagcgattttaaaaaatttaaaatcgctgcctaggtagcgatttcattttttttaaaaaaaaaattcacattttgtaaaatcgctgcagaggcagcgattttacttttttcggtggagtaaatcgctgttgatgcagcgattttgctgttttggttaatataaaattttatataccgttttgaaatttttgttaatattttgtaccctttaggctcTGGACTCGTGTATTACACTCACTGCCACGTCAGCTCCAAATTCAAGAGATATATTGTCATTgtacaaataaaatttgagaTATGTAAAGATAATATCTGCATACATTTTACCCTTCTCAAATCACACTCGTATTATTAAAATGGATATTTTGTGGTGGTACGATCAAACATGGAATTATTTTCATCCCACATTTGTTTATAATAAGGTCAGATCATGAGATATTCTTATATATCTCGTCCCACCAACCTGGCAACCAGATGACTAAGCATGACACAATTtcagcaaaaaaaataaatgcttACATATATTTAGTAGTAGCACCTGATTATAATTCTGGAAAAAATACTAAAGTGTGtaactaaattatattaaatgcaCCATCGACCGACTATTGCCATGGCGTTAGTGCAGCGCTGGTGGATGTCCAGCTCTAAATAATCCATCAGTAACAATAACCTAtcattttattatgtataaTTATTAAACAGCTTTGTCATACAATCACTCTTTCTTTGTTTTCAATGGctttattaatttagttagtgGACATATGATATAAACTAGTTAGCAGAAGCTAAAATGTACACACACTTaatattcacttcatatatatatatatatatatatatacacattttgATTATTCAAATGATACTTTCGTTttctttttcaagtttcaacaagTAGAGTGATTATTGAGTGAAAAGAGAACAGAAATCATGTCTTGAcatctcaaaattcaaaaaaacaaCACATTGATATGACAATGACAAGCCCAATTAAGAATGGGCCATTAGTCAAAGGATGTATAATCTTATCACTGGACTATTAACAACAGTCCCCTACACTTCTTCATACATCCCTAAAATATTAGATGGATCACTAAAGAATTCTTCAACCAATTTGGTTAACAACTTAAACATAAAATAGTAGAACTTGTATTGACAAGCTTGTGTCCTTCCAATTTCAAGATCTCCCTAACATATCCTACTACTAAAAAATACCTCTTGGTAGATACTGGGTAGTTGTGTCATGTTGAATTTATGCATGTATTAGTAATATAGATATTgatttgtaaaatttaattactcatttatAAGTACTTGCTGatgtttttccaaaattttctttaaaccTTTTCGAGataaatagtttttattttgCAATTCTATATATGAAATCTCTATATCTTTATCTTATATATGAAATTGAATACAtcaaattcaatatattttatatatgaaattgaATACATCAAATTCAATATATTTCGCTTTTCAACTTGAGAAATAACTAGTATGACAAATCTTTTAACCATAAAAATTTCCCTATCTAGTCTTCTACTTCAACACTATACAGATCAAATCAATATAACTAATGATGCAAAAATATCTTGCAAAGTTAAACGgaactttgttttaaaaaagaaaaactatttgaCTCACCAAATGATAACACTTGATATAGAGTGAAACAAAAAAAGCACATCTTAGCTCACAAGTTCAACTTATTTAAACTACAGGGAAATGTAAATTGATAACCAACCACACAAACCAAACAAATACCATAATTGATATATGTACTGAATTTTCTAAACAACAAATTGAAATACTACTCCTACCAAACATAGTGTACTAATCAtgacataattttaatacaATGATCAGTTTATTTCAGAGAGGTACTAACGAGTCATTTTATGTGAGGTATAACCCGTCATTGAATCGTTTATCTAACTATTATATCATAGTgatagaataatttattttcgcCGAAACGATGGGAGAAACATTATGGCCATGGCTGACACAGAAACAGAGAGAAAAATAGCCAGACTAAATATTGGAAGTCcccactttttctttttactttctCAAAAATCTTCACGTGAATCTGACTCTGCCTTTTGCCATATCTTCTTAGACAGCTGCTTCTCTCTTCACTCTTTTGTCACGTATTGCACAACAATGCAATCTGGAAAAATTTTCTGAAACAAAATGAATATACAACAATTCTTACTACTTACCATTCTTCTGCTTTTATCTGTTTTTTTTCATTCCACTGTTTCCTTGATTCCTTCTGATGCATCAGCATTGTTAGCATTCAAATACAAAGCTGATTTGGACAACAAACTTGCGTTTTCTGCTAATACAAGTTTCAGATTCTGCAAATGGAAAGGGATACAATGCTCGGAGAAGAAAGTGATTCGTATGGTTATTGAAAGTTTTAGCTTACGAGGTACGTTTCCAGCTAATACATTATCTATGCTTGATCAACTGAGAGTATTGAGTTTACAAAACAACTCAATTACCGGTCCGATTCCTGATCTTTCTGCACTTTTTAATCTCAAAGTTCTTTTCCTGGACCATAACTCCTTCACCGGTTCAATTCCAGCTTCCATTTTCACTCTTCATAGGCTTAAAACCCTTGATCTCTCTTACAATAAACTCACCGGTTCAATACCCGTTGCCATCAACGGGTTGAACCGGTTGTACTATCTCCGGCTTGATTCGAACCGGATAAACGGATCAATCCCACCGCTGAACCAATCTACTCTCAATGTTTTCAACATTTCTCACAATGCCCTTTCTGGTCCTATTCCGGTAACCAAAACGTTATCCCGGTTTAAAACAGCGTCGTTTTCAGAAAACAAAGGACTTTGTGGTGAGATCGTACACAAAGAATGCCGTCCGATACAACCGTTTTTCAGTCCATCCACCGCTGCCTCCACAAAAATCACGCCGCCGCCGTCAAAAACTCCGGCAGAACTCGGCCAAAACGAAGAGTTACGTAAGGGAAGTCCGTTAAACCGTAAAGAAAACAAATCACATAAAAGATCTTTACTCATAATTGGAGTTTCAACCGCTTGTTTAGTCCTTTTATGTTCAGTTATACTATTCGCATTAGCGTCGAAGAAGCGAAGGACCTCGAAGAAATTGGGAGAAACTAAGAAATCCGCATTCGATCCTAGTGTTAGTGGCAATGCAGAAGCAGTATTGAGGATTGAAGAAGATAATAATGAACTGGAAGAGAAGGTGAAAAGAGTACAACAAGGAATGCAGCAAGTGATGGCTAAAAGTGGGAGCTTAGTATTCTGTGCAGGTGAGGTGCAGGTGTATACCCTGGAACAGCTGATGAGAGCTTCTGCTGAACTTCTAGGTAGAGGAACAATGGGGACTACTTACAAAGCAGTGCTTGATAACCGTCGGATTGTTTGTGTGAAAAGATTGGACGGTGGGAGATTGGCGGGTACAAGTCAAGAAGAGTTTGAGCAGCATATGGAATCAGTGGGCGGGCTTAGGCACCCGAATTTGGTCCCTTTTCGGGCTTATTTTCAGGCCCGACAAGAAAGGCTGTTGGTCTATGATTATCAACCCAATGGCAGCCTGTTTTCTCTTATTCATGGTACGTTCTTCTCTGTATATTtcgtatttattatttatattaagacgtatataaattgtatgaaaaatattataatcgtAATTATTTTGACCTTTGATAagtaaaatgtaatttaaatgaACGGAATATTTTGAATATGTTGTCCAATCAAATAAGGTCCATACCCCATACCCTATTGTTTCAGTTTCTCAACCCCAATGTTCTCACAAACACAGAGAATCCTGCAGCTGACCGTGATGACATTTTTGGACACATATTTCTGTCATCGTAAAATACTTTTATGTTTGTTTAGTGTCCTAATTATAGTATTAAAATTGAAGCTAGTTCTGTCTGCAGTAagagttattttaattttgtttcacGTGTGGTTGCGTAACGTGAAGTTAATAAGAGTACGGTGGTTAGTATAAATAATAGCTTTAATGCATATTTAATGCCACGGTGGTACTGAAATAAAGTTTGACTAGTCAACTTGCCACGTGTACAGGTTCCAAGTCATCAAGAGCAAAGCCACTTCACTGGACTTCATGTTTGAAAATAGCAGAGGATGTAGCTCAAGGACTTTCCTACATCCACCAAGCATGGAGGCTTGTCCATGGCAATCTCAAGTCCTCTAACGTCCTCCTCGGCTCCGATTTCGAGGCGTGCATAACCGACTACTGTCTCTCCGTCCTAGCTGTCCCCTCGGACGATGAGAATCCTGATTCTGTAGCCTATCAGGCTCCAGAAATTCGTAAGCTGAATCACAACAACCACAACCACCACCGCCAAGCTAGTGCCAAGGCTGATGTCTATTCGTTTGGGGTTCTTTTGCTTGAACTTCTAACGGGGAAGCTTCCTTCGGAACATCCATATCTAATGCCAGATGATATGATACACTGGGTGAAGTCTACTAGAGAGGATCATGATGGTAGTGTTGGCGAAGATAGTAAGTTGGAGATGCTTCTTGAAGTTGCTATGGCTTGTAGAGTGAGCTCACCAGAGCAAAGACCAACAATGTGGCAAGTGTTAAAGATGATACAAGAGATTAAAGAAGCTGTTGTAATGGAAGATAGTAATGAAATGGACCTTCTCACTGGTCCTCTTAAGTCCTAATTCTTAgttattataaaattgaatttgtattatattCACTACATGAGACTTTTCAATATTAGTAATTGCAAAAGAAAGGATCAAAAGGGGAAAAACCTACACTTTTGTTAGCATGTTGACAAGTTGTAGTAGGTTACTATCACCTTATTTCACCCTATTGGATAACTATGTCTCACTTCCAAACAAATTGATAtgttttagcggcaattaacacTCATCcttaaagcctttagcgacattgattCTAATAACACTTAGCTAATGTCGGTATAGattttaacactctttattaatgtcaatatttattgccgttaaaaattatttttattatagtgtcAACATGTTGCTGGCAGTGTTTTTTTCTCaagaatatatttcaatttaactTCTTCAAGATGTTAAAGTTAGATTGAATCTTGGTAGACAGTAAAGAAATGCAGTATTTAATATACATCTactcaaattcaaggaaagaaAAAACAGCTTGCCATCTGGTTAGCTGTTGGCTGGCTAGCTACTTTTAGTTCAGTACTTGAATGTTGAAATCATAAAAATGGAGTAGTCATTATAGTTGGAGGGTGAACACATTTTTCACTTTGCCCCTATAATTTTGTGGCTTTGATAGAGGTGAGTAGGTGTAATATTTTGTTGGTAATTAATTGTGACAACTTAATACTATAGTTAATAGCATAGCTGGATGCTTTAATTTCGGATTGAACCATTATTTCCAACTTATAAATATGACACtgatttgggtttgggaaatttGTGTTCTTTATTATTACAAATTGTTAATACTAGTAACACTTTGTGGGGCAGTGAATGAGATTATTGCTTTTCCCGAATGGACTCTACTGgtgcaaatttaaatttttgaactcaaattattatatcgaatagatgaaaaccccaaacgaaaataacaaaatagacataacaattgaaagaaaagaacTCATCCACTTTCACATGGTCCCTGTGCCACAAAATTATTACTAACGTGCTTGTAGTTTCTTTGTTAATTATATACCTTTGAATAGATTTTGATGTATGCCTGCAGGGAAACAACAGTCGAAATCAGAGTCATTCCATCCAATtttacaaaagaagaaaaattggaCCACAAACACCAGATACAACAATGCATCTGCAAAAAACTGGAAATAAGGTGCTTTGACTACTGTCCATtattaatttctaaaaattgTGAGTAAAATATCGTGACATTACTTGTTTGAATTATAATCAAACTTTTGGGACCAAAAGGttaatcataattcaaattgAGTCACGAGTTCAAAACTAGCTAGCAACCACCTCAAACTTTTTTCAAAGAAGTGTTAACAAtctcacacacatatatatatatatatatatatttccttcTTTTTATCTACATGACCTTAAAGAGAGGCAACCAGCCCATAACTTTAATCAATGAAATGTCTTAATATTAGGGTATGTGGCTTTTATTTCTCGCTATAATCCgaatgaattttgaaatttgaaactcATTGAAATGGAATATGAGCCCAACACACTTTGAATGCGAAACTAAAATTCTAATAAGAATACACAAAAGAACTTATGAAATTGGTTTTGaatcttcaacaactttttgaatccaattaattatttctttgctTGAAAactccaaaaataataataataataatgaactaCATGAATCGTTCATTTGATTCCACTTATCATTCCTTCGAATTCTTATACCGTTTGCTAAAGTTGTACCATACTTTAGTCAAGTGATCTTGTTCCATGTTAAAAGAGTGGCTAGGTATTAATATGAACTTTTAAAATAGTGGTTAATATTTGATAGCAGGGCTTGGAAATGGATCTCTGTTTAGATGGTTATTACGTATTGTTTaataatgtattatattgtatagtACTTGTATATGAATGCAGTATTTATTGGACTTTATTTCGGTTGGGCCAAGGTGCTAAAAGCCCATCAATGAAAGGCCCAATATGTGTAGCAATCAGCCGAACGGGACGATGATAGAAGAGGCAGAGAGGAAAAAATGAATGTTGAGGGTGGGAAGGGGCAAATATTCCAGAAACTGCTAGAAATATCTGGTGGTCTCTTCGCCATTTCATCTTTCTCTAAAATCTCCAATCAAATACTAAACCCTTGAGTAGAACAAGAGTAAGAAATAGGAAAACTCCGGCGACGAAAGTAACAGATCGCAACTGTAACGGAAATGCCATGGACGATATAGATGCTGACATGATGGAGGCGGAGTCCACGGTGTCAATGGAGCCACCGGTACCGCCACCGTCACCGTCACTACTGCATTCAAGTTCAGACCAGGATGGCGCCATTAGAGGGATGCTCACTGTGGCTCGTCAGCTTATCGATCAAGGCAGGCCTTCTCAAGCTCTTCAAGCGGTAATCTCATTTCTCCCTACCTACAGCGTCGTTCTCctgtaaaaaattatttgattttgagttcGTCGTTTAACTGAACATGATTGCTATCTTTTATTTGAATGCTAGATTTTTTGTGGTTGTTGGATTAAGTCTATGCCTACAAGCATCTATGTTCCCTCCTATCGACCTCTTTCATTTGCTCTGCATAATCGCCAGGAACTGATTATAATGGAGATTCTGGCATATCAGATATGTGAATATCACTAGGATCAAGGGCCTGTTTGCTTGGAAATATCTACCagatttagtttcaattttttattacaaTTGTTATTCTGTTATTTAACAACAAATTCGTCATATGGAAGCTGATAGGTCCTAGTCATTATAGTCACTAATCTAAATAACATCAGATACTTAAATAATCCAAACCAGACAGATAATAAGTATACAGTGATAAATTGGATTTTAAAGGACTATTCATTTTCAAGGTATTGTTTCAAAGTCATCCTTCATCTGATCAGATTTTTAAGAATTGAAGTCATCTTTAGTGTCTTGGTTAAAGTGCAACGCTTTCTTTGTTGTTACATATAGGACcac includes:
- the LOC107018424 gene encoding probable inactive receptor kinase At5g67200, with protein sequence MNIQQFLLLTILLLLSVFFHSTVSLIPSDASALLAFKYKADLDNKLAFSANTSFRFCKWKGIQCSEKKVIRMVIESFSLRGTFPANTLSMLDQLRVLSLQNNSITGPIPDLSALFNLKVLFLDHNSFTGSIPASIFTLHRLKTLDLSYNKLTGSIPVAINGLNRLYYLRLDSNRINGSIPPLNQSTLNVFNISHNALSGPIPVTKTLSRFKTASFSENKGLCGEIVHKECRPIQPFFSPSTAASTKITPPPSKTPAELGQNEELRKGSPLNRKENKSHKRSLLIIGVSTACLVLLCSVILFALASKKRRTSKKLGETKKSAFDPSVSGNAEAVLRIEEDNNELEEKVKRVQQGMQQVMAKSGSLVFCAGEVQVYTLEQLMRASAELLGRGTMGTTYKAVLDNRRIVCVKRLDGGRLAGTSQEEFEQHMESVGGLRHPNLVPFRAYFQARQERLLVYDYQPNGSLFSLIHGSKSSRAKPLHWTSCLKIAEDVAQGLSYIHQAWRLVHGNLKSSNVLLGSDFEACITDYCLSVLAVPSDDENPDSVAYQAPEIRKLNHNNHNHHRQASAKADVYSFGVLLLELLTGKLPSEHPYLMPDDMIHWVKSTREDHDGSVGEDSKLEMLLEVAMACRVSSPEQRPTMWQVLKMIQEIKEAVVMEDSNEMDLLTGPLKS
- the LOC107017147 gene encoding uncharacterized protein At4g06744; protein product: MMNSTIKFLIFFFSVTTAQPLKGQNQLIFADQRLAVVYPIIQKFKNIISADPLGITKTWVGPNICNYTGFYCESPPDNSSAIALASVDFNGFQLSALTLDGFLDQLPDIAIFHANSNNFGGTLSPKIANLFYLYELDISNNQFSGPFPSPILGMNSLNILDIRFNSFTGSIPPQLFTKDQLDALFINNNNFMQMLPDNIAISHVTYLTLANNKFFGPIPHSISKILSSLSEILLLNNLLTGCLPYEIGFLNEAVVFDAGNNRLTGPLPFSLGCLENIEMLNFAGNQMYGMVPDVICALENLANLSLSDNYFTGFGPICLRLIENGVLDLRNNCIPGFPFQRSIAECVAFFAYPRYCPHMASYTYIPCWLSNFKTPSLDLPELAP